A window of Clostridium botulinum BKT015925 contains these coding sequences:
- a CDS encoding MFS transporter yields the protein MNESKSIWTKNFILIILGNLLMFVSHYFLVSSLPLYITETLNGNEKLVGYVIGIYCLVSVITRPLSGYMLDNICRKKIVIFALIMYVLCLKYYILASGFLVLLIIRGVQGFFWGFTSTGFGTIAADLIPCEKTGEGLGYYGISSTIAMAIGPSIALIIIKHGSFSKLFNTGLVFGILALISLLFVKYDENINKKAKKNGKINISDFFEKEVFWLASIMFFIAITFGAIISFIIIYGKQIAVTNPGKFFSIYSTILLCIRPFAGKYFDKNGPVKIMALGFVGGILSFTLLFFAKGDILFDLAAICMGIMHGICAPSIIAMAINRVDDTRRGTANATILSAQDLGIGIGPMILGNLSNVIGLAGMYLVCAVIMIIPLVIFYLKETKVYEDLSDVEKVM from the coding sequence ATGAATGAATCTAAATCTATTTGGACCAAAAATTTTATACTAATTATATTAGGAAATTTATTAATGTTTGTAAGCCATTATTTTCTAGTTTCCTCATTGCCGTTATATATCACTGAGACATTAAATGGAAATGAGAAGTTAGTTGGATATGTTATTGGTATTTACTGTTTAGTATCGGTTATTACTAGACCATTATCTGGATATATGCTTGATAATATATGTAGAAAGAAAATAGTGATTTTTGCATTGATTATGTATGTATTATGTTTGAAATATTATATTTTAGCATCTGGTTTTTTAGTGTTACTTATTATAAGAGGAGTACAAGGATTTTTCTGGGGTTTTACATCAACAGGATTTGGAACTATTGCTGCGGATTTAATTCCATGTGAAAAAACAGGAGAGGGATTAGGATATTATGGAATATCTAGTACAATAGCTATGGCCATTGGACCAAGTATTGCATTAATTATTATAAAGCATGGTAGTTTTTCGAAACTATTTAATACAGGATTAGTTTTTGGAATTTTAGCATTAATTTCTTTATTATTTGTTAAGTATGATGAAAATATTAATAAGAAAGCTAAAAAGAACGGTAAAATTAATATAAGTGATTTTTTTGAAAAAGAAGTATTTTGGCTTGCCAGTATTATGTTTTTTATAGCTATAACTTTTGGAGCTATAATTTCTTTTATAATTATTTATGGAAAACAAATAGCAGTTACTAATCCTGGAAAATTCTTTTCTATATATTCAACGATTCTTTTATGTATAAGACCTTTTGCGGGAAAATATTTTGATAAAAATGGACCTGTAAAGATTATGGCATTAGGTTTTGTTGGTGGAATTTTAAGTTTTACTCTTTTATTCTTTGCAAAAGGGGATATATTATTTGATTTAGCGGCAATATGTATGGGAATTATGCATGGTATTTGCGCTCCGAGTATTATTGCAATGGCTATTAACCGTGTAGATGATACAAGACGTGGTACAGCTAATGCAACTATCTTAAGTGCTCAAGATCTTGGAATAGGTATAGGACCTATGATACTTGGAAATTTATCTAATGTTATAGGGTTAGCAGGTATGTATCTAGTTTGTGCA
- a CDS encoding MarR family winged helix-turn-helix transcriptional regulator, translating to MKYVFEESVAYMLNKVVLKIKKELTSRFNKYDVTIEQWRLLTRLWKVDGISQTQLAIRCSKDLPTVTRMLDKLEKKEVIERKEDPNDSRAYLVFLTEKGKGLEEKLDPIAYEIENKSIQNVRKEDIEVVKKVLDIMITNLD from the coding sequence ATGAAATACGTTTTTGAAGAATCTGTTGCATATATGCTTAATAAAGTAGTATTAAAAATAAAAAAAGAGCTTACAAGTAGATTTAATAAATATGATGTTACCATAGAACAATGGAGACTATTAACTCGTTTATGGAAAGTTGATGGTATTTCTCAAACACAATTAGCAATAAGATGTAGTAAGGATCTGCCTACAGTTACTAGAATGTTAGATAAGCTTGAAAAAAAAGAAGTTATTGAACGAAAAGAAGATCCAAATGATTCTAGAGCATATTTAGTTTTTTTAACTGAAAAGGGAAAAGGGTTAGAGGAAAAATTAGACCCTATTGCATATGAAATTGAAAATAAATCTATACAAAACGTAAGAAAAGAAGATATAGAAGTAGTAAAAAAAGTATTAGATATCATGATTACTAATTTAGATTAG
- the eutM gene encoding ethanolamine utilization microcompartment protein EutM, with product MKFDALGMIETKGLVGSIEAADAMVKAANVYLIGKEYIGGGLVTVMVRGDVGAVKAATDAGAAAAQRVGELISVHVIPRPHSEVEGILPSVKEVAK from the coding sequence ATGAAATTTGATGCATTAGGAATGATAGAAACAAAAGGATTAGTAGGATCAATAGAAGCTGCAGATGCTATGGTTAAGGCTGCAAATGTTTATTTAATAGGTAAAGAATATATTGGAGGTGGACTTGTAACTGTTATGGTTAGAGGTGATGTCGGAGCTGTTAAAGCTGCTACAGATGCTGGAGCAGCAGCAGCACAACGTGTTGGAGAATTAATTTCAGTTCATGTTATACCACGTCCACATTCTGAAGTTGAAGGAATTCTTCCATCGGTTAAAGAAGTTGCAAAATAA
- a CDS encoding phosphate propanoyltransferase yields the protein MESCEEVLKLLLEFVEESRNFNSYKSSLEIPVGISNRHVHLSQKDLDILFGKDYHLVKIKDLSQPGQFASKETVTICGPKGAIEKVRILGPVRSKTQVEVLNGDCIKLGVSQHVRLSGNTTKTSGITIIGPKGSVQIEEGVIVAQRHIHMTPKDAKTFGVHDGETVSINLDTLRGGIYKNVIIRANDTSRLECHIDIEEANAMGINSKSKITIIK from the coding sequence ATGGAAAGTTGTGAAGAGGTATTAAAACTTCTATTAGAATTTGTTGAAGAATCTAGAAATTTTAATAGTTACAAAAGTTCACTTGAAATCCCAGTGGGAATTTCAAATAGACATGTACATCTTTCACAAAAAGATTTAGATATTCTCTTTGGCAAGGATTATCACCTTGTAAAAATTAAAGATTTATCTCAACCTGGACAATTCGCTTCTAAAGAAACTGTAACAATTTGTGGACCTAAAGGTGCAATTGAAAAGGTTAGAATTTTAGGGCCTGTAAGAAGTAAAACTCAAGTTGAAGTATTAAATGGAGATTGTATTAAACTTGGGGTATCCCAGCATGTTAGACTATCTGGGAATACAACAAAAACGTCTGGAATAACAATAATTGGACCTAAAGGTTCTGTTCAAATAGAAGAAGGAGTAATAGTTGCACAAAGACATATTCATATGACACCTAAAGATGCTAAAACGTTTGGTGTACATGATGGAGAGACAGTATCAATAAATTTAGATACTTTAAGAGGTGGTATATATAAGAATGTAATTATTAGAGCCAATGACACTTCAAGACTTGAATGTCATATTGATATTGAAGAGGCTAATGCCATGGGTATTAATTCAAAATCAAAAATAACAATAATAAAATAA
- a CDS encoding acetaldehyde dehydrogenase (acetylating): MGNIDKDLCSIQQARDLARLGKIAADKIANYTEEQIDKILRNMVRVAEENAGYLAEMAVKETGFGKVFDKAYKNHLASTVVYNSIKDMKTIGIIEKDKKNKIIKIAEPVGLILGIVPSTNPTSTAIFKAIISIKSRNAIVFSPHPSAKKCTVKALELMRDAAIEAGAPENIINCITTPTLEATNELMKCKEVSMIIATGGPGMVKAAYSSGKPALGVGAGNSPAYIERTANVEKAVRDIISSKTFDNGTICASEQSIICEECNLDKVVEEFKKQGGYFMTEEETLKVCRLLFKNGHTMNAKFVGRSPQVIASAAGFIVPEETKLLIGKQNGVGEGNPLSFEKLTTVLAFYTVKDWQEACELSIELLQNGIGHTMSLHTEDDDIVMKFARKPASRILVNTGGSQGGTGATTGLSPAFTLGCGTWGGSSTSENVTPEHLINIKRVAYGLKDCTTLVEDDKTFNYIKKNRYGNTECCNEVEKQFMDMSPAQIKAASEWLNNNNCTKDVNKCTENANVYTENNNEGTKNQELLELVNQIVAAMKGAN; this comes from the coding sequence ATGGGGAATATTGACAAGGATTTGTGTTCAATACAACAAGCAAGGGATCTTGCTAGACTTGGAAAAATAGCAGCAGATAAAATTGCTAATTATACTGAAGAACAAATTGATAAAATTTTGCGCAATATGGTTAGAGTTGCAGAAGAAAATGCTGGTTATTTAGCAGAAATGGCAGTTAAAGAAACTGGTTTTGGAAAAGTTTTTGATAAAGCTTATAAAAACCATTTAGCATCTACTGTAGTATATAACTCAATTAAAGATATGAAAACTATAGGAATAATTGAAAAAGACAAAAAAAATAAAATTATAAAAATTGCCGAACCAGTTGGGTTAATTCTTGGAATAGTACCTTCAACAAATCCAACATCTACTGCAATTTTTAAGGCTATTATTTCAATTAAATCTCGTAATGCTATAGTATTTTCACCACATCCATCTGCTAAAAAGTGTACAGTTAAAGCACTTGAATTAATGAGAGATGCAGCAATAGAAGCTGGTGCACCAGAAAATATAATAAATTGTATAACTACACCAACACTTGAAGCTACAAATGAATTAATGAAATGCAAAGAGGTTTCTATGATAATAGCAACAGGTGGTCCAGGCATGGTTAAAGCAGCTTACAGTTCAGGAAAACCTGCTCTTGGGGTTGGTGCAGGAAATTCACCAGCATATATTGAAAGAACTGCCAATGTAGAAAAAGCTGTTAGAGATATTATTTCAAGTAAGACTTTTGATAATGGTACAATCTGCGCTTCGGAGCAATCAATAATTTGTGAAGAATGTAACCTTGATAAGGTTGTTGAAGAGTTTAAAAAACAAGGTGGATATTTTATGACAGAAGAAGAAACTCTTAAAGTTTGTAGACTGCTATTCAAAAATGGACATACCATGAATGCTAAGTTTGTTGGAAGAAGTCCACAGGTTATTGCAAGTGCAGCTGGTTTTATAGTTCCAGAAGAAACTAAATTACTTATAGGAAAGCAAAATGGTGTAGGAGAAGGAAATCCACTATCTTTTGAAAAACTTACAACGGTTCTTGCATTTTACACAGTAAAAGATTGGCAGGAAGCATGCGAATTAAGCATTGAATTACTTCAAAACGGAATTGGTCACACAATGAGTCTTCATACTGAAGATGATGATATAGTTATGAAGTTTGCTAGAAAGCCAGCCTCTCGTATTCTTGTTAATACTGGTGGTTCTCAAGGAGGAACAGGTGCAACTACAGGCCTTAGTCCTGCATTCACTTTAGGTTGTGGTACATGGGGTGGAAGTTCAACTTCTGAAAATGTTACACCAGAGCATCTTATAAACATTAAAAGAGTTGCCTATGGACTAAAAGATTGTACAACACTTGTAGAGGATGATAAAACTTTTAATTACATCAAAAAAAATCGATATGGTAATACTGAATGTTGTAATGAAGTTGAAAAGCAATTTATGGATATGAGTCCAGCTCAAATTAAGGCAGCATCTGAATGGCTAAATAATAATAATTGTACTAAAGATGTTAATAAATGCACTGAAAATGCTAATGTTTATACTGAAAATAATAATGAAGGGACAAAAAACCAAGAACTTTTAGAGTTAGTTAATCAAATAGTAGCCGCTATGAAAGGGGCAAACTAG
- a CDS encoding cupin domain-containing protein, with product MKKLICTKDVEKVITDEEKIFYIDGSEIITPAARDFAKNNGIVFKIKTNESKIEKIVNKKDLNMENFDCEMMLNLFKKMMDKGLLKEMLQCLKQDNFPFEVERHSSGLKVVRGNTVKMDVFDTGNPDAKVYFQELVNKDESKISAGFLIIDNSKFDWELSYEEIDYVIEGTLAIEINGKTYVAYPGDVLFVPSGSRVVWSSPDKARIFYATYPANWADLL from the coding sequence ATGAAAAAACTAATTTGCACAAAAGATGTTGAAAAAGTGATAACAGATGAAGAAAAAATATTTTATATAGATGGAAGTGAGATAATTACGCCAGCAGCTAGAGATTTTGCTAAAAATAATGGGATAGTATTTAAAATAAAAACTAATGAATCCAAGATAGAGAAGATAGTAAATAAAAAGGATTTAAATATGGAGAATTTTGATTGTGAAATGATGCTTAATTTATTTAAGAAAATGATGGATAAGGGTTTACTAAAAGAAATGCTTCAATGTTTAAAACAAGATAATTTTCCATTTGAAGTTGAAAGGCATTCAAGTGGACTTAAGGTTGTTAGAGGAAATACAGTAAAAATGGATGTATTTGATACTGGTAATCCAGATGCAAAAGTATATTTTCAAGAGTTAGTAAATAAAGATGAATCAAAAATTAGTGCAGGCTTTTTAATTATTGATAATTCAAAGTTTGATTGGGAATTAAGTTATGAAGAAATTGACTATGTTATTGAAGGAACTTTGGCAATTGAAATTAATGGAAAGACATATGTAGCTTATCCTGGAGATGTATTATTTGTACCATCAGGTTCTAGAGTAGTATGGAGTTCGCCAGATAAAGCTAGAATATTTTATGCAACATATCCAGCAAATTGGGCGGATCTTTTATAA
- a CDS encoding EutN/CcmL family microcompartment protein — translation MIAAKLIDNVWATRKSESLSGLKFMLAEEIGGIDAGRRFIVVDIIGAGIGDRVIVSSGSSARRMLGNDNIPVDAAVIGIIDEDCNFG, via the coding sequence ATGATAGCAGCGAAACTTATTGATAATGTATGGGCTACTAGAAAATCAGAATCGCTTAGTGGACTTAAATTTATGCTAGCTGAAGAAATCGGAGGAATAGATGCAGGTCGAAGATTTATTGTTGTTGATATTATTGGCGCTGGCATTGGTGATCGAGTTATTGTAAGTAGTGGCTCATCTGCAAGAAGAATGTTAGGTAATGACAATATTCCAGTAGATGCAGCTGTTATTGGAATAATTGATGAGGACTGTAACTTTGGTTAA
- the eutJ gene encoding ethanolamine utilization protein EutJ, whose protein sequence is MSKENLTFEYCDEMVKKFEEVIEKPVINESSIYYTGVDLGTACVVIAVLDENYNPVAGAYRYADVVRDGMVVDYIGAVRIVRELKEEIEEKLNTELIYAAAAIPPGTDALDSGAIKNVVQSAGFELTCLLDEPTAANAVLKIKNGAVVDIGGGTTGISILKNGEVVYVVDEPTGGTHFSLVLSGAYKIPFKEADEFKRNNKNHKEILPILKPVVEKISSIINKYIRNYDVNELSLVGGTCCLTGIEDIIEKNTGVHTHKPKNPMFVTPLGIALSCTQDII, encoded by the coding sequence ATGTCAAAGGAAAATCTAACTTTTGAATATTGCGATGAAATGGTTAAAAAATTTGAAGAGGTCATAGAAAAACCAGTTATTAATGAATCTTCTATTTATTATACAGGGGTGGATTTGGGAACAGCCTGCGTTGTAATAGCTGTTTTAGATGAAAACTATAATCCAGTTGCTGGAGCATACAGATATGCAGATGTAGTTAGGGATGGTATGGTTGTTGACTATATTGGAGCTGTAAGAATTGTAAGAGAGCTTAAAGAAGAAATTGAAGAAAAGCTAAATACAGAGCTTATTTATGCAGCAGCAGCAATTCCACCAGGAACAGATGCTTTAGACTCCGGCGCAATTAAAAATGTAGTTCAATCAGCTGGTTTTGAACTTACATGTCTTTTAGATGAACCTACTGCTGCAAATGCTGTGCTTAAGATTAAAAATGGTGCAGTTGTAGATATTGGGGGTGGCACAACTGGAATTTCGATTTTGAAAAATGGAGAGGTCGTTTATGTTGTTGATGAACCTACAGGTGGTACCCATTTTTCATTAGTTCTTTCGGGTGCATATAAAATTCCTTTTAAAGAGGCTGATGAATTTAAAAGAAACAATAAAAATCATAAAGAAATTTTACCAATATTAAAGCCAGTTGTCGAAAAAATATCATCAATTATTAATAAATATATCAGGAATTATGATGTTAATGAGCTTTCTTTAGTAGGTGGTACTTGTTGCCTTACGGGTATTGAGGACATTATTGAAAAAAATACAGGTGTGCATACTCACAAACCTAAAAATCCTATGTTTGTAACACCTCTTGGAATAGCATTAAGCTGTACACAAGATATTATTTAG
- a CDS encoding EutP/PduV family microcompartment system protein: protein MRKKRIMVIGPSRCGKTTIVNSLNDYDGPLRRTPDLIYGKNTIDVPGSYIENPWMYKHVIAISQDASHVLILVDQSNCNEVYSYGFAKSFRCPVIGIITKCDLMPDNEDKCLRQLKNIGVKEPYFHISFPMGLGIDALKEYLKR from the coding sequence ATGAGAAAGAAAAGGATAATGGTAATTGGTCCTTCAAGATGTGGAAAAACTACAATAGTTAATTCATTAAATGATTATGATGGTCCACTAAGACGAACGCCAGATTTGATTTATGGTAAAAATACCATTGATGTTCCAGGGTCTTATATAGAAAATCCATGGATGTATAAGCATGTAATTGCAATATCTCAAGATGCATCTCATGTACTTATACTAGTTGATCAGTCTAATTGCAATGAAGTATACTCCTATGGATTTGCAAAGTCTTTTAGATGTCCGGTAATTGGGATTATAACAAAATGTGATTTGATGCCTGATAATGAAGATAAGTGTTTAAGGCAGTTAAAAAATATAGGTGTAAAAGAGCCATATTTTCATATTAGCTTTCCAATGGGACTAGGAATTGATGCCCTAAAAGAGTATTTAAAAAGGTGA
- a CDS encoding BMC domain-containing protein has translation MGDFFDKNIQRIIQESVPGKQITIAHVIASPMTDIYERLGIDEKGAIGILTLSPFETAIIAADIATKASDVEIGFLDRFTGSVVISGDVQSVETALIAVNNTLKDMLGFTQAPITRT, from the coding sequence ATGGGAGATTTTTTTGATAAAAATATACAGCGCATTATTCAAGAGTCAGTACCAGGAAAGCAAATTACAATAGCTCATGTTATTGCATCACCTATGACTGATATATATGAACGTCTTGGAATTGATGAAAAAGGAGCAATAGGTATTTTAACGCTTTCTCCTTTTGAAACCGCTATTATTGCAGCTGATATTGCTACAAAAGCATCTGATGTTGAAATTGGATTTCTTGATCGTTTTACAGGTTCTGTTGTAATAAGTGGTGATGTTCAAAGTGTTGAAACAGCACTTATTGCAGTAAATAATACGCTAAAAGATATGCTTGGATTTACGCAAGCTCCCATTACAAGAACATGA
- the cutD gene encoding choline TMA-lyase-activating enzyme, whose amino-acid sequence MSNANLGVIERKARIFNIQKYNMYDGNGIRTLVFFQGCPLRCKWCANPEGMIKKYRVMFKSNLCINCGACVSACPVGIHTISNSKHVINRDIDCIGCKKCKEACLKSAISIVGETKTISELLRIIEEDRTFYEMSGGGVTLGGGEVLMQPEAATSLLMACKQEGINTAIETCGYTNKETILKVAEFTDLFLFDIKNIDSDKHFKLTGVRNEQILENLEELLYKKYNVKIRMPLLKGINDSQNEIEKTMEFLIPYKEYKNFKGIDLLPYHKMGVNKYNQLGIEYPINGDPSLSNEDLDRIEGWIKKYDLPVRVIRH is encoded by the coding sequence ATGAGTAATGCAAATTTAGGTGTGATTGAACGAAAAGCTAGAATTTTTAATATACAAAAATACAATATGTATGATGGAAATGGAATAAGAACATTAGTATTTTTCCAAGGCTGTCCTCTAAGATGCAAATGGTGTGCAAATCCTGAAGGAATGATAAAAAAATATAGGGTTATGTTTAAAAGTAACTTATGTATTAATTGTGGTGCCTGTGTTTCAGCTTGCCCTGTTGGAATACATACTATATCTAATTCAAAGCATGTGATTAATCGTGATATTGATTGTATTGGATGTAAAAAATGTAAAGAGGCTTGTCTTAAATCGGCTATATCAATAGTTGGAGAAACAAAAACTATATCTGAACTTTTAAGGATTATAGAAGAAGATAGAACTTTTTATGAAATGTCTGGTGGTGGAGTTACATTGGGTGGTGGTGAAGTATTAATGCAACCAGAAGCCGCTACTAGTTTGTTAATGGCATGTAAACAAGAAGGCATAAATACTGCAATTGAAACCTGTGGTTATACAAATAAGGAAACAATTCTTAAGGTTGCAGAATTTACAGACTTATTTTTATTTGATATTAAAAATATTGATTCTGATAAACACTTTAAGCTAACAGGAGTAAGAAACGAACAGATTTTAGAAAATCTTGAGGAGCTACTTTATAAAAAATATAATGTGAAAATTCGTATGCCGTTACTTAAGGGAATAAATGATTCACAAAATGAAATTGAAAAAACTATGGAATTTTTAATACCATACAAAGAATATAAAAATTTTAAAGGAATTGATTTACTTCCATATCATAAGATGGGGGTAAATAAATATAATCAATTAGGTATTGAATATCCTATAAATGGTGATCCAAGTTTGAGTAATGAAGATTTAGACAGGATAGAAGGGTGGATTAAAAAATATGATTTACCTGTAAGAGTAATCCGTCATTAA